Below is a window of Gammaproteobacteria bacterium DNA.
ACAGCAAAAACTCAATCCTTTTATAGAGTAACAAGTTCAACTGCGTAACTCCTAGCATGAGTGCGACGATATTAAGTTGCAACCGATTAGGAAAAAAAATCACAAGCGGCAATTTGACGCTTGCGTGGAATTTTTACAGAAAACCTATCGGAAAGGTATCGAAACGGTAAACAGCATGATTACCGGCATGTTTCCGAAGTGTATTCATGCTGTCACTGCTGCTGGCTTCGAATTGAAAGTTTTTCTGTTTGTTCTATTAATCTGTGCATTGGTTAGGTGACACTCTTAAAATTGGAGACCCAGTCCACAGCCTATTACACAATTTTTTAGGTGTCACCTTACTTATGCACAGATTAATAGCATGATCGAGAGAACGTCCATCAAAATCTTTCATAGTTTTCATGATGTAAAACCTCTTAATTTTATAAGTTGTATATTAAAATCAATCTATGCAATTATCATTCAGCCCCTTGTCCCCTAACCAACGCGCAGATTAGTACTTCCAGCCACAATTCATCTGAATTGGGCTCCTTACGGGATAAG
It encodes the following:
- a CDS encoding hypothetical protein (Evidence 5 : Unknown function) — translated: MEFLQKTYRKGIETVNSMITGMFPKCIHAVTAAGFELKVFLFVLLICALVR